A genomic region of Catalinimonas niigatensis contains the following coding sequences:
- a CDS encoding tetratricopeptide repeat protein → MKKYTLSLIVCLAVVATAFGQSKNVRKAESALEKGDLAEAKSMIDPAITDEKTKDEGKTWFIYGQVYQAIGEDSTNSVQVDSPYQTALDAYRKAKDLEKEGAVYYTFADQQIQDIWAKNVNAGAEMYQAQDFENAIQAFDVAKMAVPEDTTAYIYAGISAQQAGNLDVAAENYEYLVDELDYKSEDFYNSLIYIYLVEKKDNEKAVEYLRKAQEAYPENSDFLKREINVLINDENYDEAEQKLTKAIEAEDDNSILYYNRAYLYEQMDRDEEAITNYKKAIELDPSYFDANFNLAAFYFNKAAEVLQEANDMDLKEYQKRGKEIEGNAKAYFEQALPYLEKSKELKPDDEKVLTTLQTVYTRLGMEDKAEQLQSEMSGQ, encoded by the coding sequence TAGAAAGGCAGAATCAGCTCTAGAAAAAGGTGATCTTGCTGAAGCTAAATCAATGATTGATCCAGCGATAACTGATGAGAAAACCAAAGATGAAGGCAAAACTTGGTTTATCTATGGTCAGGTTTATCAGGCGATAGGTGAGGATTCTACCAATTCTGTTCAGGTAGATTCTCCATACCAAACTGCTTTGGATGCTTACCGTAAAGCCAAAGATTTGGAAAAAGAAGGAGCGGTATATTATACTTTTGCAGATCAGCAAATTCAGGATATTTGGGCTAAGAATGTGAATGCTGGTGCTGAAATGTACCAGGCACAAGATTTTGAAAATGCTATTCAGGCCTTTGATGTTGCTAAAATGGCTGTTCCTGAAGATACAACGGCTTATATTTACGCTGGGATTTCAGCTCAACAAGCGGGAAATTTAGATGTTGCTGCTGAAAATTATGAATACCTTGTTGATGAACTAGATTACAAAAGTGAAGATTTTTACAATAGCTTAATTTATATCTACTTGGTAGAGAAAAAAGACAACGAAAAAGCTGTTGAGTACTTGAGAAAAGCGCAAGAGGCTTATCCAGAAAATTCTGATTTTCTAAAAAGAGAAATTAATGTTCTTATCAATGATGAAAATTATGATGAAGCTGAGCAAAAGCTAACTAAAGCTATTGAAGCAGAGGATGATAATTCAATTTTATACTACAATAGAGCTTATTTGTATGAGCAGATGGATAGAGATGAAGAAGCAATAACCAATTATAAGAAAGCCATTGAACTTGATCCTTCTTACTTTGATGCAAATTTTAATTTAGCTGCGTTTTATTTCAATAAAGCCGCTGAAGTTCTTCAGGAAGCTAATGATATGGATTTGAAAGAATATCAGAAGCGTGGGAAAGAAATAGAAGGAAATGCCAAAGCTTATTTTGAGCAAGCACTTCCTTACCTGGAGAAATCCAAAGAGCTTAAGCCTGATGATGAGAAAGTTTTAACAACTCTTCAGACTGTTTATACAAGATTGGGAATGGAAGATAAAGCTGAACAACTTCAATCAGAAATGAGTGGACAGTAA
- a CDS encoding integrase core domain-containing protein, whose product MAKESYENPISERINGILKDELLRPGYPRFELAQKAIKKAVRIYNTERPHRSINMMYPVDAENLTGPIPRVWKKNGYREKQKSQKNTAGEKKKIEVITS is encoded by the coding sequence ATGGCTAAAGAGTCGTATGAGAATCCGATATCCGAGCGAATCAACGGTATTCTTAAGGATGAATTGCTCCGCCCTGGATATCCCAGGTTTGAATTGGCTCAGAAAGCCATTAAGAAGGCAGTGCGGATTTATAACACTGAAAGACCGCACAGAAGCATCAACATGATGTACCCTGTGGATGCTGAAAACTTAACAGGTCCTATCCCAAGGGTCTGGAAGAAAAATGGCTATAGGGAAAAGCAAAAATCTCAAAAAAATACAGCGGGTGAAAAGAAAAAAATAGAAGTGATTACATCTTAA
- a CDS encoding phosphoenolpyruvate hydrolase family protein — protein MPNPWTGKGNPYTRQEVRDRLQATLAQNKAIIAAGAGTGISAKFIEKGGADLIIIYNSGRFRMSGHGSTAGLMAYGDANAVAMEIGEFEVLPVVEEIPVICGVHGSDPRRRIWHHLLKVKDMGFSGINNFPTHSIVDGHFRNVLEETGMGFEKEVEMVRLASKMEFFSIVYVAKPEEAIQMAEAGADAIIAHVGTTVGGSVGVIGATCTMEDAVERTKKIMKAGKKVNSDIFFLAHGGPINTPEDVRVILDETDVHGFVGASSLERMGVEESLTALTHKFKSLTISPNNNSSTTS, from the coding sequence ATGCCAAATCCATGGACGGGTAAGGGAAATCCTTATACAAGACAAGAAGTCAGAGATCGTTTACAAGCTACACTGGCTCAGAATAAAGCCATCATTGCTGCGGGTGCCGGTACAGGCATAAGTGCTAAATTTATTGAAAAAGGTGGCGCTGATTTGATTATCATTTATAATTCAGGTCGTTTTAGAATGTCAGGACATGGATCAACGGCTGGTTTAATGGCTTATGGTGATGCTAACGCAGTGGCTATGGAAATTGGTGAGTTTGAAGTACTGCCCGTTGTAGAGGAAATTCCGGTAATTTGTGGTGTACATGGATCTGATCCTCGTCGGAGAATTTGGCATCATTTATTAAAAGTAAAAGATATGGGCTTCTCTGGAATTAACAATTTTCCTACTCATTCTATAGTAGATGGGCATTTCAGAAATGTGCTTGAAGAAACGGGGATGGGTTTTGAAAAAGAAGTAGAAATGGTGAGGCTTGCCTCTAAAATGGAGTTTTTTTCTATCGTTTATGTAGCAAAACCTGAGGAGGCTATTCAGATGGCTGAAGCAGGTGCGGATGCCATCATTGCCCATGTAGGCACTACCGTGGGAGGCTCAGTAGGAGTTATTGGAGCAACTTGTACTATGGAAGATGCTGTTGAAAGGACAAAAAAGATTATGAAGGCCGGTAAAAAAGTGAATTCTGATATTTTTTTTCTGGCACATGGCGGACCTATCAATACGCCTGAAGATGTAAGGGTGATATTAGATGAAACTGATGTACATGGCTTTGTGGGAGCATCATCTCTAGAACGCATGGGTGTTGAAGAATCATTAACCGCTCTGACTCACAAATTTAAATCTCTCACTATTTCACCAAACAACAATTCGTCAACTACTAGTTGA
- a CDS encoding Tm-1-like ATP-binding domain-containing protein has protein sequence MNEEQSLYPLNMPSTQSILMLGCFDTKGEVFSFLRQCILEQGEQVIAVNTGVMGTTTSFPVDIESDQVALEGGCTIDSLREKADRGHAVDRMGRGAARIIARLVKDGQIKGAIGMGGGGGTYIALSAMQEIPLSIPKICLSTLAAKDLSRQMGNKNIVLMPSVVDVAGLNRISRLLIQQAAKSICAMTKVNATEDVATSGTIAISMFGNTTNCVDQCSELLEKRGYEVLAFHATGVGGKTMEALIREGYFDAVLDVTTTELADELCGGVLSAGPDRLNAAAEIGVPQVVVPGCLDMVNFAQMDMVPEKYKSRKLYAWAPDVTLMRTNIDENIILGEILTNKLNQSNVAATILLPTRGISQLDTEGGFFYNPEIDQALFGSIKKNVSQTVNVIEVDAHINDRKFAEIAVKTLLNMIERK, from the coding sequence ATGAATGAAGAACAATCGCTTTACCCATTAAATATGCCTTCTACCCAATCCATCTTAATGCTTGGCTGCTTTGACACCAAAGGAGAAGTTTTTTCCTTCCTTCGTCAGTGTATCCTGGAACAGGGAGAACAAGTGATTGCAGTCAATACCGGAGTGATGGGAACAACCACTTCTTTTCCAGTAGATATTGAATCAGACCAGGTGGCTTTGGAAGGAGGTTGCACAATTGATAGCTTAAGAGAAAAAGCAGATCGTGGGCATGCGGTAGATAGGATGGGTAGGGGAGCGGCCAGAATTATTGCCAGACTTGTAAAAGATGGACAAATAAAAGGAGCCATCGGCATGGGTGGGGGTGGCGGAACATATATAGCCCTTTCTGCAATGCAGGAAATACCTTTGTCAATTCCTAAAATTTGCTTATCCACCCTGGCCGCCAAAGATTTATCCCGACAAATGGGAAATAAAAATATTGTTTTGATGCCTTCAGTTGTGGACGTAGCTGGCCTGAATAGAATCAGCAGACTATTAATACAACAAGCAGCTAAGTCAATATGTGCTATGACAAAAGTAAATGCTACTGAAGATGTAGCTACGTCAGGTACGATTGCTATTAGTATGTTTGGAAATACAACTAACTGTGTTGATCAATGCAGCGAACTTTTAGAAAAAAGAGGTTATGAAGTACTGGCTTTTCATGCCACAGGTGTAGGGGGTAAAACCATGGAAGCCTTAATTCGCGAAGGCTATTTTGACGCGGTTTTGGATGTAACAACTACAGAATTAGCCGATGAGTTATGTGGAGGAGTTTTAAGTGCAGGGCCTGACCGTCTGAATGCTGCTGCTGAGATAGGTGTACCACAAGTAGTTGTTCCTGGCTGTTTGGATATGGTCAATTTTGCTCAAATGGATATGGTGCCTGAAAAGTATAAATCACGTAAACTCTATGCTTGGGCACCCGATGTTACTTTGATGCGGACAAATATTGATGAAAATATAATTCTGGGAGAAATTCTTACCAATAAGCTAAATCAGTCCAATGTAGCCGCTACGATTTTGTTACCTACAAGAGGAATATCTCAATTAGATACAGAGGGGGGATTTTTTTATAATCCAGAGATTGACCAGGCTCTGTTTGGTTCTATTAAAAAAAATGTCAGTCAAACTGTAAATGTGATTGAGGTTGACGCTCATATCAATGATCGGAAATTTGCTGAAATAGCTGTAAAAACATTGTTGAACATGATAGAAAGAAAATAG
- a CDS encoding Gfo/Idh/MocA family protein, whose protein sequence is MNDKSDSSKSFSSRRQFMKASSAALGGTLLYNLPVEASAHVLGSDMLKVALIGCGKRGAGAAAQALSTSENVKLVAMADAFRDQLDETYDNLKKIDDIKGRVEVAEENKFIGFEAYKSAIALADVVLLATPPAFRPMHFEEAVRSGKHVFMEKPLASDAPGIRKIMAAGKEAKKKKLSVVVGLQNRYDPVYQTFVGHLKDGMIGDIISSTCYYMIGPVNLVPRKSGQTEMEYQMRNWRYFSWLWAGSPAGLQIHNTDVVHWVKNAYPIRAQGMGGRAVYQGPEKGDIFDHFYIEYEYADGSKLHSQIRTIGGTYNNGGSFFQGTKGSGDMRVGLKDLSGKSLWRIRGVKEVNPYQQEHDEFFAAIQNNTLINDTEWGAKSSMTAIMGRMAAHSGQLIEWEDAINSDISILPERFSWDADPPVLPGPDGNYPIPIPGKTKVL, encoded by the coding sequence ATGAATGATAAATCCGATTCATCAAAATCATTTTCTTCCCGTCGTCAATTCATGAAAGCTTCTTCGGCAGCACTGGGCGGAACATTGCTCTACAATTTACCGGTAGAAGCCAGTGCTCACGTACTTGGTAGCGATATGTTAAAAGTCGCACTTATAGGATGTGGAAAACGTGGAGCAGGCGCTGCCGCTCAGGCGTTGAGTACCTCCGAAAATGTGAAACTAGTGGCTATGGCTGATGCTTTCCGTGATCAGTTGGATGAAACATATGATAACCTTAAGAAAATAGACGATATCAAGGGGAGGGTAGAGGTAGCTGAAGAAAACAAATTTATTGGTTTTGAAGCCTATAAAAGTGCCATTGCACTGGCAGATGTGGTATTGCTGGCTACACCTCCTGCTTTTCGTCCTATGCATTTTGAGGAAGCCGTGCGATCAGGCAAACATGTATTTATGGAGAAGCCTCTGGCCTCAGATGCCCCTGGTATCAGGAAAATAATGGCTGCCGGAAAAGAGGCTAAGAAAAAAAAACTGAGTGTGGTGGTGGGATTACAAAACCGTTATGATCCAGTTTACCAAACGTTTGTGGGACATCTGAAGGACGGAATGATTGGCGATATTATTTCATCTACCTGCTATTACATGATAGGCCCAGTGAATTTAGTACCCCGAAAATCCGGTCAAACGGAGATGGAGTACCAGATGCGCAATTGGCGGTATTTTAGTTGGTTATGGGCAGGATCACCTGCAGGATTACAAATTCACAATACCGATGTTGTGCATTGGGTAAAAAATGCATATCCCATACGGGCTCAGGGAATGGGAGGTCGTGCTGTTTATCAGGGACCGGAAAAAGGAGATATCTTTGACCATTTTTACATTGAGTATGAATACGCTGATGGCAGTAAATTACATAGTCAGATTCGTACGATTGGTGGAACGTATAATAATGGCGGCTCATTCTTTCAAGGGACCAAAGGTTCGGGAGATATGAGAGTAGGTCTTAAGGATCTTTCAGGAAAATCATTATGGAGGATAAGAGGTGTGAAGGAAGTGAACCCTTATCAACAGGAACATGATGAATTTTTTGCTGCTATACAAAATAATACTCTCATTAATGATACCGAATGGGGAGCCAAAAGTAGTATGACTGCGATTATGGGTCGTATGGCAGCACATTCCGGACAACTGATTGAATGGGAGGATGCGATTAATTCAGATATAAGTATTTTACCTGAAAGGTTCTCCTGGGATGCTGATCCTCCTGTACTCCCCGGACCGGATGGAAATTACCCTATACCCATTCCAGGAAAAACCAAAGTTTTGTAG
- a CDS encoding twin-arginine translocation signal domain-containing protein, with protein sequence MNDKSDSSKSFSSRRQFMKASSAALGGTLLYNLPVEASAHVLGSDMLKVALIGCGKRGAGAAAQALSTSENVKLVAMADNK encoded by the coding sequence ATGAATGATAAATCCGATTCATCAAAATCATTTTCTTCCCGTCGTCAATTCATGAAAGCTTCTTCGGCAGCACTGGGCGGAACATTGCTCTACAATTTACCGGTAGAAGCCAGTGCTCACGTACTTGGTAGCGATATGTTAAAAGTCGCACTTATAGGATGTGGAAAACGTGGAGCAGGCGCTGCCGCTCAGGCGTTGAGTACCTCCGAAAATGTGAAACTAGTGGCTATGGCTGACAATAAGTAG
- a CDS encoding isoaspartyl peptidase/L-asparaginase family protein, with product MPANNQFDMPIAIALHGGAGTILRSEMSPEKEVQYTHALKDALHAAYQHLLDHGSALDAVEIAVTMLEDCPLFNAGKGSVFTAEGKHEMDASIMEGRNRSAGAISLVTGVKNPIRLARLVMEKSEHVFLAGSGAMEFARKMKCDFADETYFFDRFRYDQWQKIKDTQSFQLDHSVNTDQEKPKKMGTVGAVACDVQGNIAAATSTGGMTNKRWGRIGDSPVIGSGTYAHNLTCAVSCTGSGEYFLRGVVAYDVSCLIEYKNYSLAQACQEVILQRLLELGGDGGLVAVNAKGEVSMTFNTEGMYRASKSPLGETIAIYDA from the coding sequence TTGCCTGCAAATAATCAATTTGATATGCCCATTGCCATTGCACTGCACGGGGGAGCCGGAACCATATTGCGCTCAGAAATGAGCCCGGAAAAAGAAGTTCAATATACGCATGCTTTGAAGGATGCCCTTCATGCAGCTTATCAACATCTTCTGGATCATGGAAGTGCTTTAGATGCTGTAGAAATAGCTGTGACTATGCTGGAAGACTGCCCCTTATTCAATGCGGGTAAAGGATCTGTATTTACAGCCGAAGGAAAGCATGAGATGGATGCTTCTATCATGGAAGGTAGAAATCGTTCTGCCGGAGCTATTTCTCTAGTTACTGGTGTAAAAAACCCCATTCGTCTGGCACGTCTGGTGATGGAGAAATCAGAGCATGTTTTTTTAGCAGGCTCCGGGGCAATGGAATTTGCCCGTAAGATGAAGTGTGACTTTGCCGATGAAACTTATTTCTTTGACCGGTTCCGTTACGACCAATGGCAAAAAATTAAAGATACACAAAGCTTTCAGCTGGATCATTCGGTAAATACAGATCAGGAAAAACCCAAAAAAATGGGTACTGTAGGCGCTGTAGCCTGCGATGTTCAGGGCAACATTGCTGCGGCAACCTCTACCGGAGGTATGACCAACAAACGCTGGGGACGTATTGGCGACAGTCCGGTGATCGGTTCCGGCACCTACGCCCATAATCTTACCTGTGCCGTATCGTGCACTGGTAGTGGCGAGTACTTTTTACGTGGCGTAGTAGCTTACGATGTCTCGTGCCTGATAGAATATAAAAACTATTCTTTGGCACAGGCATGCCAGGAAGTGATCTTACAGCGACTGTTAGAATTGGGAGGAGACGGGGGCCTGGTGGCGGTAAATGCAAAAGGTGAAGTGAGCATGACCTTTAATACTGAAGGAATGTACCGTGCTTCCAAATCTCCCCTAGGTGAAACTATCGCGATCTACGACGCTTGA
- a CDS encoding cyanophycinase, with protein sequence MINTEVKGTIIPIGGNEDKGTHRDESNQLNFVQKSILARVIRECKKPEPLIVVIPTASSIPVEVGEKYEAAFSQLDAAHIHILDIRERQQTENPEFLSWVEKADCVMFSGGNQSKITRIIFDTPLQRLLMQRYQQEEFVIAGTSAGAMSMSREMITGGKSTESLFKGAVKMGQGMGYVPDLIIDSHFIQRGRFGRLMEAVARFPKLLGVGLAEDTGLVIKNCNECEVIGSGMVVLVDPSQLTHNHEEVLEEGTPMSLSNLVVHVLSVGDRFRLDSRELEILPMNIDARLLLEKPFKLKRRRSR encoded by the coding sequence ATGATAAATACAGAAGTTAAAGGGACTATTATACCAATCGGTGGAAATGAAGATAAAGGGACACATAGAGATGAGTCAAATCAGTTGAATTTTGTGCAGAAAAGTATTCTGGCTCGTGTCATCAGAGAATGTAAGAAGCCAGAGCCACTGATTGTAGTCATTCCTACAGCTTCCAGTATTCCTGTTGAGGTAGGTGAGAAATATGAGGCGGCATTCAGTCAGTTGGATGCAGCCCATATACATATACTTGATATCAGGGAGCGACAGCAAACAGAAAATCCTGAATTTTTGAGTTGGGTTGAAAAAGCTGATTGCGTCATGTTTTCCGGTGGAAATCAATCTAAAATTACCCGTATTATTTTTGATACTCCATTACAACGTCTGCTTATGCAGCGGTATCAACAGGAAGAGTTTGTGATTGCAGGTACCAGCGCTGGCGCCATGTCTATGTCAAGAGAGATGATTACTGGAGGAAAATCTACTGAATCTCTTTTCAAAGGAGCGGTAAAGATGGGTCAGGGTATGGGCTATGTACCAGATTTGATTATTGATTCGCACTTCATTCAACGGGGACGTTTTGGAAGACTAATGGAGGCAGTAGCTCGTTTTCCTAAATTACTGGGTGTAGGGCTGGCTGAAGATACCGGTCTGGTGATTAAAAACTGCAACGAATGTGAAGTTATCGGTTCAGGAATGGTAGTATTGGTGGACCCCAGCCAGTTGACACATAATCATGAAGAGGTCTTGGAAGAGGGCACTCCTATGTCATTGTCCAACCTTGTTGTCCATGTACTTTCGGTAGGTGATCGTTTCCGCCTGGATAGCCGAGAATTAGAAATTTTACCTATGAACATAGATGCCAGACTCTTATTAGAAAAACCTTTTAAACTCAAGCGTCGTAGATCGCGATAG
- the cphA gene encoding cyanophycin synthetase produces the protein MQIKEINVMRGPNYWSIRRHKLIVMTLDLEELEERPTNAIEGFYDRLKNFIPSLYEHQCSEGVQGGFFLRVKEGTWMGHVIEHIALEIQTLAGMDVGFGRTRSYGEKGVYQVVFAYTEESVGRYAAEAAVRIAEALIDNQPYSLDNDLQKMKELREQERLGPSTASIIDEAVSRGIPWIRLNKQSLCQLGYGACQKRIQATITSQTSSISVELACDKTDTKYLLEQAEIPVPRGRIVRSLEELKEAIDSLGYPLAIKPINGNHGRGITADITSWKTAELAFNEAQQISKSVIVERHIEGEDYRLLVINHKLVAAAKRSPAHVIGNGKDTIQQLIDVINLDPRRGYGHEKVLTAIVVDDMTRGILNAEGYTLDTVLPSGKLLKLKDTANLSTGGTATDVTHKVHPENEFMAERISKIIGLDICGIDVMTTDISLPLSITGGAVLEVNAAPGFRMHLSPTEGLPRNVASPVIDMLYPAGSSFRIPIVAVTGTNGKTTTTRLIAHMMKMHGYKVGYTTTDGIYVNNHLLMKGDCTGPMSTQFVLKDPIVNYAVLEVARGGLLRAGLGFDHCDIGIVTNVSADHLGLKGIHTLEQLARVKSVIPESVHKDGYAILNADDDLVYAMSKQVACQVALFSINEKNPRILEHTKNGGIAAIWENGYITICKGEWKLRVTKAINVPLTFGGKATFMIQNLLPAVLTGVINKFTIEDIRSALESFIPSPSQTPGRLNMFNFKHFRFLLDYAHNPAGLRALQNLIMNLDSSHKVGIITGIGDRRREDTEEVGRIACEMFDEIIIRADRNLRGKTQEEITEMLIAGIHQVDAHKKATVIPSEKEAIDHAINHAQPGSLIVLFSDAISEALAQVMFHKEEEAHKLYSFSEEELQNALGLNDQDLNPVQKPE, from the coding sequence ATGCAAATAAAGGAAATAAATGTAATGCGGGGTCCTAACTACTGGTCAATCCGCCGACATAAATTGATAGTGATGACACTTGATCTGGAGGAGCTGGAAGAACGCCCCACAAATGCTATAGAAGGTTTTTACGATCGGTTAAAAAACTTCATTCCTTCTTTGTATGAACACCAATGCTCTGAAGGTGTCCAAGGGGGCTTTTTTCTTCGGGTAAAGGAGGGTACCTGGATGGGGCATGTCATTGAACATATTGCGCTGGAGATACAAACCTTAGCAGGTATGGACGTAGGTTTCGGACGCACCCGTAGCTATGGCGAAAAGGGCGTGTATCAAGTAGTATTTGCCTATACAGAAGAAAGCGTAGGGCGGTATGCTGCCGAAGCAGCCGTACGCATTGCAGAAGCGCTCATTGACAATCAGCCCTATTCATTAGACAACGATTTACAGAAGATGAAAGAGCTACGGGAACAAGAGCGTTTAGGACCAAGCACTGCTTCTATTATAGATGAAGCTGTTTCCCGTGGCATTCCCTGGATACGACTCAATAAACAATCACTATGTCAGTTGGGCTACGGAGCCTGTCAAAAACGTATTCAGGCAACCATTACCAGCCAGACCAGCAGTATCAGTGTAGAACTCGCTTGTGATAAAACAGATACCAAATACTTACTGGAACAGGCGGAGATCCCTGTACCCAGGGGAAGGATTGTCCGCAGCCTGGAAGAACTAAAAGAAGCGATAGATAGTCTGGGTTATCCGCTGGCCATCAAACCTATCAATGGAAATCATGGTCGGGGAATTACGGCAGATATCACCTCCTGGAAAACTGCTGAACTGGCTTTTAACGAAGCACAACAAATTTCCAAGAGTGTTATTGTAGAAAGACACATTGAGGGCGAAGACTATCGCTTACTGGTCATCAATCACAAATTAGTGGCCGCTGCCAAACGCTCACCTGCCCACGTAATAGGGAATGGTAAAGATACCATTCAACAATTGATTGATGTGATAAATCTGGACCCCCGTAGAGGTTATGGCCACGAAAAAGTACTTACTGCTATCGTAGTGGATGACATGACAAGAGGTATTCTCAATGCCGAAGGATATACGCTGGATACCGTATTACCTTCAGGAAAATTGCTCAAACTAAAAGACACTGCCAACTTAAGCACAGGAGGCACTGCTACTGATGTGACGCACAAAGTTCATCCCGAAAACGAGTTCATGGCTGAACGTATTTCCAAAATCATTGGCCTGGATATTTGTGGCATTGATGTGATGACCACTGATATTAGTCTTCCTTTGTCGATAACCGGAGGAGCGGTGCTGGAAGTGAATGCTGCTCCCGGCTTCCGCATGCATTTATCCCCTACTGAGGGCCTTCCCCGTAATGTAGCGTCTCCGGTCATAGACATGCTCTACCCTGCCGGTTCATCCTTCCGTATCCCCATTGTGGCGGTAACAGGTACCAACGGCAAGACCACAACGACCCGGCTTATTGCCCATATGATGAAGATGCATGGCTATAAAGTGGGCTATACAACTACCGACGGTATTTATGTAAACAATCACCTGTTGATGAAAGGAGATTGTACTGGTCCCATGAGCACCCAGTTTGTACTCAAAGACCCCATTGTTAACTATGCGGTGCTGGAGGTGGCCCGAGGGGGCTTGCTACGTGCAGGTCTGGGTTTTGACCATTGCGACATCGGAATTGTTACCAATGTAAGTGCAGATCACCTGGGACTCAAAGGAATCCACACCCTGGAGCAGTTGGCAAGAGTAAAATCCGTGATTCCTGAATCAGTCCACAAAGACGGCTATGCCATCCTGAATGCCGATGACGATCTGGTTTATGCGATGAGTAAACAAGTAGCATGTCAGGTGGCATTATTCTCCATCAATGAGAAGAACCCTCGTATTTTGGAGCACACCAAAAATGGAGGGATTGCAGCAATTTGGGAGAATGGCTATATCACCATCTGCAAAGGAGAATGGAAGCTCAGAGTGACTAAAGCGATAAATGTCCCGTTAACCTTTGGTGGAAAGGCAACCTTTATGATTCAGAATTTACTTCCTGCCGTACTGACCGGTGTCATCAATAAGTTTACTATTGAAGATATCCGTTCAGCCCTGGAATCTTTTATTCCTTCACCTTCACAGACGCCAGGCCGGTTAAATATGTTTAATTTCAAGCACTTCAGATTTTTGCTGGACTATGCACACAATCCAGCCGGACTCAGGGCACTACAAAACTTGATCATGAATCTGGACAGCAGTCACAAGGTAGGTATCATTACCGGCATCGGAGACCGGAGAAGAGAAGATACGGAAGAAGTAGGACGCATTGCCTGCGAAATGTTTGATGAAATTATCATTCGGGCCGATAGAAACCTGCGCGGTAAAACTCAGGAGGAAATCACCGAGATGCTGATTGCAGGTATTCATCAGGTAGATGCCCATAAAAAAGCAACGGTTATTCCGAGCGAGAAAGAAGCGATTGATCATGCAATAAATCATGCTCAGCCTGGTTCTTTGATTGTGTTGTTCAGCGATGCAATATCTGAAGCATTAGCACAGGTGATGTTTCATAAAGAAGAAGAAGCACATAAACTATATTCCTTTTCCGAAGAGGAGCTTCAAAATGCATTGGGTCTTAACGATCAGGACCTTAATCCGGTACAAAAGCCTGAATAA